One part of the Candidatus Eremiobacterota bacterium genome encodes these proteins:
- the rpsP gene encoding 30S ribosomal protein S16 — protein MVKIRLRRMGAKKQPTYRFVVADARSPRDGRFLEILGHYNPRTEPKTLVVDQEKAKQWLDKGAQPSDPVRRLFAELGLVERGAIPENKRPPKGKKS, from the coding sequence ATGGTTAAGATCAGATTGCGGCGCATGGGCGCCAAGAAACAACCGACGTACCGATTCGTGGTGGCTGATGCTCGGTCGCCTCGGGATGGGCGTTTTCTTGAGATTCTCGGACACTACAATCCGCGGACGGAACCGAAGACACTGGTCGTCGATCAGGAGAAGGCGAAGCAGTGGCTCGACAAAGGGGCTCAGCCTTCCGATCCGGTGCGGCGTTTGTTCGCCGAGTTGGGGCTTGTGGAGCGCGGAGCGATTCCGGAAAACAAGCGGCCGCCGAAGGGCAAGAAGAGCTAA
- a CDS encoding KH domain-containing protein has translation MSAFDDEFGLFGDDDEKAGDEERKSTLGARRIASDEAAHDDIEPEEERPRRGTRDRRERTGGAAAPSGEGRRPRREYGGERGARKTEDPAVAQKRALDLLAFLARKLVSKPDVVLVEEVETDKGPVVELVVEHEDLGKVIGRSGRVAQALRTLVRASAETRISIDIISFEDEVAEGEAEHASAEDDAEANDAE, from the coding sequence ATGAGCGCGTTCGACGACGAGTTCGGACTCTTCGGCGACGACGACGAGAAGGCTGGCGACGAAGAGCGGAAGTCGACGCTCGGCGCCCGGCGAATCGCTTCGGACGAAGCCGCGCACGACGACATCGAGCCGGAAGAAGAACGGCCGCGGCGCGGGACGCGCGACCGGCGCGAGCGCACCGGCGGCGCAGCCGCGCCGTCGGGCGAAGGACGGCGCCCGCGGCGCGAGTACGGCGGCGAGCGCGGGGCGCGCAAGACCGAGGATCCGGCGGTCGCGCAGAAGCGCGCGCTCGATCTGCTCGCGTTCTTGGCGCGCAAGCTCGTCTCGAAGCCCGACGTCGTGCTGGTCGAAGAGGTCGAGACCGACAAAGGACCGGTCGTCGAGCTCGTCGTCGAGCACGAAGATCTCGGCAAGGTGATCGGGCGGAGCGGGCGCGTCGCGCAAGCGCTGCGCACGCTCGTGCGCGCGAGCGCGGAGACGCGGATCAGCATCGACATCATCTCCTTCGAAGACGAAGTCGCCGAAGGCGAAGCGGAGCACGCGAGCGCCGAAGACGACGCCGAGGCAAACGACGCCGAATGA
- the rimM gene encoding 16S rRNA processing protein RimM yields the protein MVGVFGLRGELKIAASRVGEDALAPGLLLRATLADGSSRALRVRAMRLHKGRPLLAFDGVEDANAAETLVGATLAVDRAAVSLDEGEYFDDDLAGCVLVDADGVELAEVLAVEHYPAQDVLIVEPRGARGKRAIVPLVRAFVKAVDVRAKRIGVELPAGLLDAGEAEEA from the coding sequence GTGGTCGGCGTGTTCGGCTTGCGCGGCGAGCTGAAAATCGCCGCCAGCCGCGTCGGCGAGGACGCGCTCGCGCCGGGACTCTTGCTGCGCGCGACGCTTGCCGACGGCAGCTCGCGCGCACTGCGCGTGCGCGCGATGCGCTTGCACAAAGGACGGCCGCTGCTCGCGTTCGACGGCGTCGAGGACGCAAACGCTGCGGAGACGCTCGTCGGCGCGACGCTGGCGGTCGACCGCGCTGCAGTTTCTTTGGACGAAGGCGAGTATTTCGACGACGATTTGGCCGGCTGCGTGCTCGTGGATGCGGACGGCGTCGAGCTCGCCGAGGTCCTTGCCGTCGAGCATTATCCGGCGCAGGACGTGCTGATCGTCGAGCCGCGCGGGGCGCGCGGAAAACGGGCGATCGTGCCGCTCGTGCGCGCGTTCGTCAAAGCGGTCGACGTCCGCGCGAAACGGATCGGCGTCGAGCTGCCGGCCGGGCTGCTCGATGCGGGCGAGGCGGAAGAGGCTTAG